Part of the Amycolatopsis sp. 195334CR genome is shown below.
GAGGAGTTGTCGCAACTGCTGCTCGATCGGCAGGCAGTGCGAGTACTTCTGATGCGCGGCACGATCCACCTGGTCACCAGCGACGACTGCCTGGCGCTGCGGCCGGTGGTCCAGCCCATCATGAACCGCGAGCTGGCCACGAATTCGCCGTTCAGCGGATGGCTGCGCGGCTTGGACCTCGCCGAGGTGGCACGTGCGGCACGTGAACTGATGGCGGAAAGCCCGCGAACGCCCGCGGATCTCGGCAGGCTGCTCGCCGCGCAGTGGCCGGACCGCGAGCCGGAAGCGCTGGCTTTCGCCGTCCGTGGCTCGCTGCCGTTGGTGCAGGTGCCACCGCGTGGACTGTGGGGCCGGAGTGGGCGAACGACCTGTGTTCCCGCCGACCTCTGGCTAGGACGGGAGCAAGGGACCGAGACGGCGCCGGACGAGCTACTCCGGCGTTATCTGGCGGCGTTCGGGCCAGCGAGTGTCGCGGACATGCAGGCGTGGTCGGGACTGACCCGGTTGCGCGAAGTGGTGGATCGGCTGCGGTCGGAGTTGGTCACCTTTGTCGACGAGAACGGCACCGAGCTGTTCGATCTGCCGGAGGCGCCTCGCCCCGGTGCCGGGGTTCCGGCGCCGCCGAGGTTCCTGCCGGAGTTCGACAACCTGCTGCTCGCCCATGCCGACCGGCGGCGGGTGCTGCCGGATGAGCATCGGGAACTGGTCATTGCCGGTAAGTGTGCGTTCCTGATCGACGGCAGGGTCGCCGGGACGTGGCGGATCGCCAAGGAGAAGAAGACTGCGGTGTTGGTCATCGAACCGTTCGCGGTTATGTCCACAAAGGATCGTCGTGAACTCGCTGAGGAAGGGCGGCGGTTGCTTGCCTTCGCCGAGCCGGAGGCGGAGAGGACGGAGATCAGGTTCTGAGGGGCTCAGGCGCGGAGATCGTCGATCAGGCGCTCGGCCGCGGCGTAGGGATCCAGCTCGCGGCCGGCGACTGCGTCGGCCAGTTCGGCGAGCCGGTCGCCGCCGCGCAGGTCGACCAGTTCGGCCCGGAGGCGTTGCAGGGCGATGGCTTCAATCTCGCCGGCGGCGCGGGCAGCGCGGCGGCGGTCGAGTTCGCCTTCGGCTGCCAGCCAGTCGTGATGTTCGTCGAGTGCTTTGAGCACATCCTCGGCGCCCTCGTCGTGGGAGGCGACGGTGCGCACGATGGGCTGGCGCCAACTGGGGCCACGCATCTCGCGGCGGCCCATCGCGATCATCTGCTTGAGCTCACGCACGGTCGCGTCAGCGCCTTCGCGGTCCGCCTTGTTCACCACGAAGACGTCCGCGATCTCGAGCACGCCGGCCTTCGCCGCCTGGATGCCGTCGCCCATGCCAGGCGCCAGCAGCACCACTGTGGTGTCGGCCAGCCGGACGACGTCCACTTCGGACTGTCCAACACCGACGGTCTCGATCAGCACGATGTCGAAACCGGCGGCGTCGAGCACGCGGACCGCCTGTGGGGTGGCCCAGGCGAGGCCCCCGAGATGACCGCGGGTGGCCATGGACCGGATGAACACGCCGGCGTCGGTGGCGTGGTCACTCATCCGCACCCGGTCACCGAGCA
Proteins encoded:
- a CDS encoding winged helix DNA-binding domain-containing protein, yielding MTTMSRAPQKKTSTDGEVLSLTALNRATLARQHLLARSSMSAAAALRHLVGMQAQRPKSPYFGLWTRLAGFRPEELSQLLLDRQAVRVLLMRGTIHLVTSDDCLALRPVVQPIMNRELATNSPFSGWLRGLDLAEVARAARELMAESPRTPADLGRLLAAQWPDREPEALAFAVRGSLPLVQVPPRGLWGRSGRTTCVPADLWLGREQGTETAPDELLRRYLAAFGPASVADMQAWSGLTRLREVVDRLRSELVTFVDENGTELFDLPEAPRPGAGVPAPPRFLPEFDNLLLAHADRRRVLPDEHRELVIAGKCAFLIDGRVAGTWRIAKEKKTAVLVIEPFAVMSTKDRRELAEEGRRLLAFAEPEAERTEIRF
- the meaB gene encoding methylmalonyl Co-A mutase-associated GTPase MeaB yields the protein MPVQVDVGELVARAADGVPRAIARLISLVEDAHPQLREVAAALTPHTGRARLIGLTGPPGVGKSTSTSMLITALRAAGKRVGVLAIDPSSPFSGGALLGDRVRMSDHATDAGVFIRSMATRGHLGGLAWATPQAVRVLDAAGFDIVLIETVGVGQSEVDVVRLADTTVVLLAPGMGDGIQAAKAGVLEIADVFVVNKADREGADATVRELKQMIAMGRREMRGPSWRQPIVRTVASHDEGAEDVLKALDEHHDWLAAEGELDRRRAARAAGEIEAIALQRLRAELVDLRGGDRLAELADAVAGRELDPYAAAERLIDDLRA